The Bacillota bacterium genome contains a region encoding:
- a CDS encoding OsmC family protein: MAVDNIYIEWKDGFIGTMSSPTGKVILGDQDGGMQPYHLLFGALGSCFYATFLSIADKKRCSFDSANVEISGVKRTGEVATLETVFVKLVVKNPSNEIQLIKSAELGAKFCSIYQTLSKVAEMTLKVYFE; encoded by the coding sequence TTGGCAGTTGATAACATTTATATTGAATGGAAAGATGGGTTTATAGGAACGATGTCTTCTCCAACTGGAAAAGTAATATTAGGAGATCAAGATGGTGGAATGCAACCCTATCATTTATTGTTTGGGGCATTAGGCTCATGTTTTTATGCGACGTTTTTATCCATCGCGGATAAAAAGAGATGTTCGTTTGATTCTGCAAACGTAGAAATTAGCGGAGTCAAGAGAACTGGAGAAGTAGCTACTCTTGAAACAGTTTTTGTGAAGTTGGTCGTAAAAAATCCTAGCAATGAAATTCAGTTAATTAAAAGTGCAGAATTAGGAGCTAAATTTTGCTCGATTTATCAAACATTAAGTAAAGTAGCGGAAATGACTTTAAAAGTTTATTTTGAGTAA
- a CDS encoding cation:proton antiporter, whose product MLLSLALILLVSLLLSSLFIKLHIPSLIAMIFTGIILGPYVLNLISPNLLSISADLREIALIVILLRAGLSLDLKDLKKVGRPAILLSFLPATIEILAIGFLAPIFFNINLIDALLMGSIVAAVSPAIVVPKMIHLIESRQGTNKSIPQMVLAGASIDDIYVIVLFTSFLQISQGGTIGFSTLLSLPISLLLGLIVGVSSGLLLIFIFKKFHIRDTVKVFIIFSFAFLLMFLEDSIKEYVPFSGLLGIMALGGTILKQYPVLAKRLTVKFSKIWIGAEIMLFVLVGAIVDIRVLSNIGVLALLLILLSLCMRMIAVQIACIKTNLTLKEKIYVSFSYIPKATVQAAIGAIPLSLGLSSGNLILTVAVLSILFTAPLGAILMDRTSKQLLFTEPQ is encoded by the coding sequence ATGCTACTAAGTCTTGCGTTAATACTACTTGTTAGCTTACTATTAAGTAGTTTATTTATAAAATTACATATTCCAAGTTTAATTGCCATGATTTTTACTGGAATTATTCTTGGGCCTTATGTATTAAATCTAATCTCCCCCAACTTGCTTTCTATTTCAGCAGACTTAAGAGAAATTGCCTTAATTGTTATTTTGCTTAGAGCTGGGTTATCTCTTGATTTAAAAGATTTAAAAAAAGTTGGTCGTCCCGCTATATTGCTTAGTTTTCTTCCTGCAACGATTGAAATACTTGCGATTGGTTTTCTTGCGCCTATATTTTTTAATATCAATTTGATTGATGCGCTTTTAATGGGAAGCATTGTAGCCGCAGTTTCTCCAGCAATTGTTGTTCCAAAAATGATTCACTTAATTGAGTCAAGGCAAGGGACTAATAAATCAATTCCTCAAATGGTTCTTGCAGGCGCGTCAATTGATGATATTTATGTTATCGTTCTATTTACTTCATTTTTACAAATTTCACAAGGAGGAACGATAGGGTTCTCTACATTATTATCCTTACCCATATCTCTTCTTCTAGGTTTAATTGTGGGTGTTTCATCTGGATTACTATTAATTTTTATCTTCAAAAAATTTCATATCAGAGATACTGTGAAAGTGTTTATCATCTTTAGTTTTGCTTTTCTGTTAATGTTTTTAGAAGATTCCATTAAAGAATATGTCCCATTTTCTGGTTTATTGGGAATTATGGCTTTAGGTGGAACCATTCTAAAGCAATATCCAGTGTTAGCGAAAAGACTAACTGTTAAATTTTCTAAGATTTGGATTGGAGCCGAGATTATGCTTTTTGTACTAGTTGGTGCCATTGTTGATATTAGAGTGCTTTCGAACATTGGAGTTTTAGCGCTTCTTTTAATCCTCTTATCCTTATGTATGAGAATGATTGCCGTTCAAATTGCTTGTATTAAAACGAATCTAACGTTGAAAGAAAAAATATATGTTTCTTTTTCCTATATCCCTAAAGCGACTGTTCAAGCTGCGATAGGTGCGATTCCTTTGTCACTTGGATTGTCTTCTGGAAATCTCATTTTGACCGTCGCAGTACTTTCTATTTTATTTACAGCTCCACTAGGTGCTATCTTGATGGATCGAACTTCAAAGCAGCTTTTATTTACAGAGCCTCAATAA
- a CDS encoding ABC transporter substrate-binding protein has product MNQIFKKVMSYAILLLAVFSVVACTEATTTTTTSSGTTTTTTTTAPEPQTLVVGVPEMNGEFMFGFGNSSYDNYVRSLIYGYGTYASTPTGEIVLNDTVVTDLATATDVDGNKTYTFTLAEDLLWSDGEAIMADDFVFAILFNSSIDWINAGATSASGEGLLGYDAYRDPVDGDEEPLDSSIGVPFAGVKLLGDYEFSLTIDAAELPYFYETLYVSYGPMPMHVLAADGATITSTAAGATLSVGALDTMDDIIAIGGYRYHPTVTAGPYTFVNFVNQVVTLEKDPNFKGNYAGDNVTIDTVIIKRVNQTLDVELVISGEIDLVTGVIEGNKIQAAQASTTASANYYNRNGFGYLGMVCDWGPTADVKVRQAIAHLTDRQYVVDQVLEGYGSIVYSEYGLAQWMYVDSETWVEDNIDPYVFSVAQANALLDDTVWAFESDGTTAFNPALATAGSGYFRYNAAGEPLEIKHFGTENNQVTTSLQAKFELNLQLAGIDYSITIGTFDTLLDHYYYSYELADEDRVYSLFNLATNFGTTYDPYYSWSQDWLGTWYNANQLDNEALSDLTSELRAVAPGDNAAFLAIWREFQLLWNELIPNVPLYSNQYYDIFDANLQGVNTTPFYDWTAAIFDMYFE; this is encoded by the coding sequence ATGAACCAAATCTTTAAAAAAGTAATGTCATATGCTATTTTATTGCTTGCAGTATTTAGCGTAGTGGCGTGTACTGAAGCTACAACAACAACTACAACATCTTCTGGAACTACTACCACGACTACTACCACGGCTCCAGAACCTCAAACTTTAGTTGTCGGTGTTCCTGAAATGAACGGCGAATTTATGTTTGGTTTTGGGAATAGTTCTTATGACAACTACGTAAGAAGCTTAATTTATGGATACGGAACATATGCAAGTACACCAACTGGTGAAATTGTATTAAATGATACCGTAGTTACAGATTTAGCTACTGCTACAGACGTAGATGGAAACAAGACTTATACATTCACATTAGCTGAAGACTTATTATGGTCTGATGGCGAAGCTATCATGGCTGATGACTTTGTATTTGCAATTCTATTTAATTCATCAATCGATTGGATTAATGCAGGAGCTACTTCAGCATCTGGAGAAGGCTTATTAGGATACGATGCTTATCGCGATCCAGTTGATGGCGATGAAGAACCTCTAGATTCATCTATTGGCGTACCTTTTGCTGGTGTTAAATTATTAGGAGATTATGAATTCTCATTAACTATCGATGCAGCAGAATTACCATACTTCTATGAAACATTATATGTAAGTTATGGACCTATGCCTATGCATGTTTTAGCAGCTGATGGAGCAACAATCACTTCAACTGCAGCTGGTGCAACTCTTTCTGTAGGCGCACTTGATACTATGGATGACATTATTGCAATTGGTGGATATCGTTACCATCCAACAGTAACAGCTGGACCTTACACTTTCGTTAATTTCGTAAACCAAGTAGTTACTCTTGAAAAAGATCCAAACTTTAAAGGAAATTATGCTGGCGATAACGTTACAATCGACACAGTAATTATTAAACGCGTTAACCAAACATTAGACGTTGAATTAGTAATTAGTGGAGAAATTGACCTTGTTACTGGAGTTATTGAAGGAAACAAAATTCAAGCTGCTCAAGCTTCTACTACAGCTTCAGCAAACTATTACAACCGTAATGGTTTTGGATACCTTGGAATGGTTTGTGACTGGGGCCCAACTGCAGACGTTAAAGTACGTCAAGCAATCGCTCATTTAACTGACCGTCAATATGTTGTTGACCAAGTTCTTGAAGGATACGGTTCAATCGTGTATAGCGAATATGGTCTAGCTCAATGGATGTATGTTGATAGCGAAACTTGGGTTGAAGATAATATCGATCCATACGTATTCAGCGTTGCACAAGCTAATGCATTATTAGACGATACTGTTTGGGCATTTGAATCAGACGGAACTACAGCTTTCAATCCTGCACTTGCAACTGCTGGAAGCGGATATTTCAGATATAACGCAGCTGGAGAACCTCTTGAAATCAAACATTTCGGTACAGAAAACAACCAAGTTACAACTTCTTTACAAGCTAAATTCGAATTAAATCTTCAATTAGCAGGTATTGATTATTCAATTACTATCGGTACTTTCGATACATTACTTGATCATTACTATTATTCATATGAATTAGCTGACGAAGATAGAGTTTATTCATTATTTAACTTAGCTACTAACTTTGGAACAACTTATGATCCATATTACAGTTGGAGTCAAGATTGGTTAGGTACTTGGTATAACGCAAATCAATTAGATAATGAAGCACTTTCTGATTTAACTTCTGAACTTCGTGCTGTAGCACCTGGAGACAACGCAGCATTCTTAGCAATCTGGAGAGAGTTCCAATTATTATGGAATGAATTAATTCCAAACGTACCATTATATTCAAATCAATATTATGATATTTTTGATGCTAACCTTCAAGGCGTAAATACAACTCCATTCTATGATTGGACAGCTGCAATATTCGATATGTATTTCGAATAA
- a CDS encoding ABC transporter permease: MIKFLGKRIISLIPVIIIISILLFAIMKMMPGDPVRYMLPPGSTRDPEVYEQLYAEAVIKLGLDKPLVTQYFFWVKNMAIGDFGYSSDFQQEVKLVIKEPLVNSIIINVFSIGIAFIISIPVGIKSAVKKDSLTDRGWQVFSLFGMSMPTFFIGLTLIFIFAITLGWFPSGGMPYENPGTFEYYLSYSKYIFLPVVTLTIGALAGTIRYVRGSMLDALSKDYIRTARSKGLREKVVIYSHAFRNALIPVVTIMSFSIIGLFGGSAITEAIFVWNGIGTVLIRSLTVKDYNVVLVLNMFYAVLALVANIVMDISYALVDPRVKLE; this comes from the coding sequence ATGATAAAGTTTTTAGGCAAACGCATCATATCATTGATTCCGGTTATCATTATTATCTCAATCCTGTTGTTTGCTATCATGAAAATGATGCCAGGAGATCCCGTTCGGTACATGTTGCCTCCCGGTTCTACTAGAGACCCAGAAGTATATGAACAACTTTATGCTGAAGCAGTGATAAAATTAGGATTAGATAAACCCCTTGTTACCCAATATTTCTTTTGGGTAAAAAATATGGCTATCGGAGATTTCGGTTACTCTTCTGACTTTCAACAAGAAGTTAAGTTAGTCATTAAAGAACCTCTTGTAAATAGTATTATTATCAATGTTTTTTCAATTGGAATCGCGTTTATTATTTCAATTCCTGTGGGTATTAAATCTGCAGTAAAAAAAGATTCATTAACTGATCGAGGATGGCAAGTATTCTCGCTTTTTGGTATGTCAATGCCAACCTTTTTTATTGGTTTGACTTTAATCTTTATTTTCGCAATAACTCTCGGTTGGTTTCCTTCTGGAGGAATGCCGTATGAGAATCCTGGAACGTTTGAGTATTACTTATCTTACTCAAAATATATTTTCTTGCCTGTAGTTACCCTTACAATTGGCGCTCTAGCAGGAACAATTCGTTATGTAAGAGGATCAATGTTAGATGCTTTAAGCAAAGATTATATTAGAACCGCAAGATCTAAAGGATTACGAGAAAAAGTTGTTATTTATTCTCATGCTTTTAGAAATGCATTAATTCCTGTTGTTACTATTATGTCTTTTTCAATTATTGGTTTATTTGGTGGTTCCGCCATTACAGAAGCAATATTTGTATGGAATGGTATTGGAACGGTATTAATTAGATCGTTGACTGTAAAAGATTATAATGTAGTCTTAGTATTAAATATGTTTTACGCGGTATTGGCACTAGTAGCAAATATTGTTATGGATATTAGTTATGCGCTAGTAGACCCTCGCGTAAAATTAGAGTAG
- a CDS encoding ABC transporter permease subunit produces MKTINKILQSFVDLIKRLFIPGNHNRSILEEEALMSPGKVIAKNFFRNKLAIVGIIGFVSIFIFSFGLSLFVPLDLYYSSAFHANLPPNYAYLNAPSALEDEGVALIDSGVAFSIGLSDEGNVFVWGSNIYGVKDIPEEVANANIVFVSAGTKHLMAIDDQNNAYLWGYNHFSQSSIDERYVDDFLTDPIVYLEGGFDRTIAITESGAVYVWGVGATDILGNPMRRSPYIYLDGDSQPIKAVKAIANSTNLMVLLEDGTIRIEGTLDDVRVFAPAELKDGSIEIVQIALTLRNAFAVDSNGILYAWGSASDSMLDTYIPTEALTNIKDLQSGYQHVVVLTNDGNVYSWGDNSLGQIDIPEKLSNVDEIFVNSFQNYAISDGEITAWGNHGFILGTDEQGRNFVTQLIHGGKVTLTVGAVAVIISVVIGVTVGLTAGYFGGKVDNLLMRFAEIVSSFPFLPFAITLSALLIETATTEIQRMMMIMVILGVLSWPGLSRLIRGQILSERERDYVMAAKALGIKQKHIIWRHIFPAVTSIVIVNLTLGYAGSLLTEAGLSFLGFGVQKPNPSWGNILTAAQNTDVIRTYWWRWVLPGLCIIIAALSINLIGDALRDAMDPRNNER; encoded by the coding sequence ATGAAAACAATTAATAAAATTCTACAATCATTTGTAGACCTTATAAAAAGATTATTTATTCCTGGCAATCACAATCGAAGCATTTTAGAAGAAGAAGCTTTAATGAGCCCAGGAAAAGTTATTGCAAAGAACTTTTTTCGGAATAAACTGGCAATTGTAGGAATTATAGGGTTTGTTTCAATCTTTATTTTTTCTTTTGGATTATCTCTATTTGTTCCTTTAGATTTATATTATTCAAGTGCTTTTCATGCGAACTTACCCCCTAATTATGCTTATTTGAACGCTCCAAGTGCTCTTGAAGATGAAGGAGTTGCTTTAATTGATTCAGGAGTTGCATTTTCAATTGGATTGTCTGATGAAGGCAATGTTTTTGTCTGGGGAAGCAACATTTATGGAGTAAAAGATATTCCAGAAGAAGTAGCAAATGCAAATATTGTTTTTGTTTCAGCTGGAACGAAGCATTTAATGGCAATTGATGATCAAAACAATGCTTATCTTTGGGGCTATAACCATTTTTCTCAATCTTCCATTGATGAGAGATACGTCGATGATTTTTTAACAGATCCAATTGTGTATTTAGAAGGTGGATTTGATAGAACAATTGCAATTACCGAATCTGGTGCAGTATATGTTTGGGGAGTTGGAGCAACTGATATTTTAGGAAATCCAATGAGAAGATCTCCTTATATTTATCTAGATGGAGATAGTCAACCAATCAAAGCAGTAAAAGCCATTGCAAATAGTACTAATTTAATGGTTCTGTTAGAAGATGGAACGATAAGAATTGAAGGAACTTTGGATGATGTAAGAGTATTTGCTCCTGCAGAATTAAAAGATGGTTCAATTGAAATTGTTCAAATTGCTCTTACATTACGAAATGCTTTTGCTGTGGATTCTAATGGTATTTTATATGCATGGGGTAGTGCAAGCGACAGCATGCTTGATACTTATATACCAACAGAAGCTTTAACAAATATCAAAGACCTTCAATCAGGATATCAACACGTTGTAGTACTTACAAACGATGGGAATGTATATTCTTGGGGAGATAATTCTTTAGGTCAAATAGATATTCCAGAAAAGTTATCAAATGTTGATGAAATCTTTGTTAATTCATTCCAAAATTATGCTATTTCAGATGGTGAAATTACCGCTTGGGGTAATCATGGATTCATTCTTGGAACTGATGAACAAGGTAGAAACTTTGTAACACAATTAATTCATGGTGGAAAAGTTACTTTAACCGTAGGTGCCGTAGCAGTTATTATTTCTGTTGTAATTGGAGTAACGGTAGGACTAACCGCTGGATACTTTGGTGGAAAAGTCGACAATTTATTAATGCGTTTTGCTGAAATTGTATCTTCTTTCCCATTCTTACCATTTGCAATTACATTATCTGCACTTCTAATAGAAACTGCAACAACAGAAATTCAGAGAATGATGATGATTATGGTTATTTTAGGTGTCTTATCTTGGCCAGGATTATCTCGTTTGATTCGTGGACAAATTTTATCTGAGCGTGAAAGAGATTATGTTATGGCTGCAAAAGCGCTTGGAATCAAACAAAAACATATTATTTGGAGACATATTTTCCCAGCAGTTACAAGTATTGTAATTGTTAACTTAACACTTGGGTATGCAGGCTCTCTTTTAACAGAAGCAGGACTTTCTTTCTTAGGCTTTGGCGTTCAAAAACCAAATCCATCTTGGGGGAATATTTTAACAGCTGCTCAAAATACAGATGTTATTCGTACATATTGGTGGCGTTGGGTGCTACCTGGTCTTTGCATTATTATTGCCGCATTAAGTATAAATTTAATTGGTGATGCACTACGTGATGCAATGGATCCAAGAAATAATGAGCGATAG